A part of Leptospirales bacterium genomic DNA contains:
- a CDS encoding SMP-30/gluconolactonase/LRE family protein: MRKSIRLAWLLTILLFSLLLQCSAALPPAPQMECARVSTGPGPEDMAIDRSQPTTRILVSSHDRRSWTPHGEIYALDPHSGSSRILAREGEPAGFVLRPHGMDIRPVAGGDELYVISHGEEMDDANHSIVVYRIEPDKLIFVKQLKSELLNSPNDLSVAADGSLYVTNDAASRGSMLEAILRLKRANVIYYDGRDQWRVAAAELAFPNGILIDGDTLYVSTTREDSLYAFPRQADGSLGQRRLVASFKGQDNIMRDGDWLYTAAHLSDLGFMRHRSDESVPSPSVIYRVNRRSGAVEAVFADDGNGVSAVATGLVLDGKLYVSPVFQPFVYACRLPATFQQ, encoded by the coding sequence ATGCGCAAATCGATCCGACTGGCCTGGCTCCTTACAATACTTCTCTTTTCGTTGCTCCTGCAGTGCTCCGCGGCGCTGCCGCCCGCGCCACAGATGGAGTGTGCGCGAGTATCTACGGGACCTGGCCCGGAGGATATGGCCATCGATCGAAGCCAGCCGACGACCCGCATTCTGGTATCGAGCCACGACCGTCGCAGCTGGACGCCGCACGGCGAAATCTATGCCCTGGATCCGCATAGCGGCAGCAGTCGCATCTTAGCGCGTGAAGGCGAACCGGCTGGCTTTGTCCTGCGACCCCACGGCATGGACATTCGCCCGGTCGCCGGCGGCGACGAACTGTACGTGATCAGTCATGGCGAGGAAATGGACGACGCCAACCACAGCATCGTGGTCTATCGTATTGAGCCGGATAAGCTTATCTTCGTTAAACAATTGAAAAGCGAACTTCTGAACTCGCCGAATGATCTGTCCGTTGCGGCAGATGGGAGTCTGTACGTCACCAATGATGCCGCCTCGCGCGGAAGCATGCTGGAAGCCATTCTGCGGCTCAAGCGCGCAAACGTTATCTACTATGATGGTCGCGATCAGTGGCGCGTTGCGGCCGCAGAGTTGGCCTTTCCCAATGGCATCCTGATTGATGGCGATACGCTTTACGTCTCCACCACGCGAGAAGATTCGCTCTACGCCTTTCCCCGGCAGGCGGATGGCAGCCTGGGTCAGCGTCGCCTCGTAGCGTCATTTAAGGGTCAGGATAACATCATGCGCGATGGAGACTGGCTCTATACTGCTGCGCACCTCAGCGATCTTGGATTTATGCGGCACCGATCGGATGAAAGCGTTCCTTCGCCCAGCGTGATCTATCGCGTCAACCGTCGCAGTGGCGCCGTGGAAGCCGTCTTTGCCGATGACGGCAATGGAGTGAGCGCTGTGGCTACGGGCCTGGTGCTGGATGGAAAGCTCTACGTTTCTCCGGTTTTTCAGCCCTTTGTTTACGCCTGTCGCCTGCCGGCGACTTTCCAGCAGTAG
- a CDS encoding pirin family protein: MPSAILDRAALAFPWPTLDPFLFCAHHNDNYPEGDERFAPRATLIGRNIGADFSARDGWSMYHGRSTPGFPQHPHRGFETITIARRGWIDHSDSLGAAARFGRGDVQWMTAGSGIVHSEMFPLLRRDERNPVELFQIWLNLPRENKMAAPYFSMYWSESVPRLEFADAAGRKTTVAVYAGALPGGRGVQPPPDSWAAHAHSEVRILTIQMSPAARWRLPSAAAGLNRALYFFNGAQLRLDGEAIEAAHVFLLKSEGEVLLESGDGAELLLLEGRPIGEPVAQYGPFVMNTQQEIYQAMADYERTRFGGWPWADDAPVHGNEERRFARHADGRTERPHDGAPGSAAAHS; the protein is encoded by the coding sequence ATGCCCTCGGCAATTCTGGACCGTGCAGCCCTTGCCTTTCCCTGGCCTACGTTGGACCCTTTCCTTTTCTGTGCGCACCACAATGATAATTATCCCGAGGGCGATGAGCGCTTTGCTCCACGGGCCACCCTGATCGGGCGCAATATCGGCGCCGATTTCTCCGCCAGGGATGGATGGAGCATGTACCACGGTCGGTCGACTCCCGGCTTTCCGCAGCATCCGCACCGCGGATTTGAGACGATTACTATCGCACGCCGTGGTTGGATTGATCACAGCGATTCGCTGGGCGCTGCCGCACGTTTTGGCCGGGGCGACGTGCAATGGATGACTGCTGGCTCAGGCATCGTTCATTCTGAGATGTTCCCGCTGCTACGACGCGATGAGCGCAACCCGGTTGAACTTTTCCAGATCTGGCTCAATCTGCCCCGGGAAAACAAGATGGCGGCGCCCTATTTTTCAATGTACTGGAGCGAATCTGTTCCGCGTCTTGAATTCGCCGACGCTGCTGGACGTAAAACGACAGTCGCCGTCTATGCGGGGGCTCTGCCCGGCGGACGCGGCGTGCAGCCGCCGCCAGATTCGTGGGCTGCCCATGCCCACAGCGAAGTACGGATCCTGACGATCCAGATGTCTCCGGCTGCCAGATGGCGCCTGCCGTCCGCTGCTGCCGGCCTCAATCGCGCCCTGTATTTTTTTAATGGAGCTCAGCTGAGGCTGGATGGAGAAGCCATTGAGGCCGCACACGTCTTTCTGCTGAAAAGCGAAGGCGAGGTCCTGCTCGAGAGCGGCGACGGCGCTGAATTGCTCCTGCTGGAAGGACGGCCGATTGGCGAGCCCGTAGCGCAATACGGCCCATTTGTGATGAATACGCAGCAAGAAATCTATCAGGCAATGGCCGACTATGAGCGCACCAGATTTGGCGGTTGGCCCTGGGCGGATGATGCTCCCGTTCACGGAAACGAAGAGCGGCGATTTGCCCGTCACGCGGACGGTCGAACAGAACGACCGCATGACGGGGCTCCAGGCAGCGCCGCTGCTCATTCGTAA